Proteins encoded by one window of Panicum virgatum strain AP13 chromosome 7N, P.virgatum_v5, whole genome shotgun sequence:
- the LOC120684029 gene encoding probable purine permease 11 has translation MDMSRAQEIQHQLTIGRLDDDSRHDQGCEGRPEPEEQEPATPRRGKRRRGVRWWALVAADMLLLLWGQAMATLLGRLYYNSGGGSMWVATLAQSAGAPLLLVPLLLTPRAAAGEPRPAAGRVAAACAGIGLLIGCDNLMYSYAMLYLPVSTFSLLSASQLAFNAVTSRLLNAQRFTAPILNSVVVLTFSAALLSVGGSASDGTASRVPPGKQALGLALTLSASAAYALVLSLFEVTFDKVVRARTLRWVLTVQVGTNVAASAVSVAALLASGEWRAIPGEAAGFKGGRVTYAATLAGIAVGWQAATLGAVRLITRVSSLFASVTSTVALPLVPIFAVVLFGDEMTGVKMVAMLIAVWGFLSYVYQHYLDDRRAAAGKEESARAEGISVCAARMASQTIVPARESDVGA, from the exons ATGGACATGTCTCGCGCTCAAGAGATTCAGCACCAATTAACCATAG gTCGTCTTGATGACGACTCCAGGCATGACCAAGGGTGCGAGGGGCGCccggagccggaggagcaggagccCGCTACGCCGCGGCGCGGCAAGCGACGACGCGGCGTCCGGTGGTgggcgctggtggcggcggacatgctgctgctgctctgggGCCAGGCCATGGCCACCCTCCTCGGCCGCCTCTACTAcaactccggcggcggcagcatgtGGGTGGCCACGCTCGCGCagtccgccggcgcgccgctgctgctcgtCCCGCTGCTCCTcacgccgcgggccgccgcgggggagccccgccccgccgcgggcAGGGTGGCGGCCGCCTGCGCGGGCATCGGGCTCCTCATCGGCTGCGACAACCTCATGTACTCGTACGCCATGCTGTACCTGCCCGTGTCCACCTTCTCGCTCCTGTCCGCGTCGCAGCTGGCCTTCAACGCCGTCACCTCGCGCCTCCTCAACGCGCAGCGCTTCACGGCGCCCATCCTCAACTCCGTCGTCGTGCTCACCTTCTCCGCCGCGCTGCTCAGCGTCGGCGGCTCCGCCTCCGACGGGACCGCCAGCCGGGTGCCGCCGGGCAAGCAAGCGCTCGGCCTCGCCCTcacgctctccgcctccgccgcctacGCGCTCGTCCTGTCGCTCTTCGAGGTCACCTTCGACAAGGTGGTCCGGGCGCGGACGCTGCGGTGGGTGCTGACGGTGCAGGTCGGCACCAacgtggcggcgtcggcggtgtccgtggcggcgctgctcgcgtCGGGGGAGTGGAGGGCGATCCCCGGGGAGGCGGCCGGCTTCAAGGGCGGGAGGGTGACGTACGCGGCGACGCTGGCGGGCATCGCGGTGGGGTGGCAGGCGGCGACGCTCGGGGCGGTGCGGCTCATCACCAGGGTGTCGTCGCTGTTCGCCAGCGTGACGAGCACGGTGGCGCTGCCGCTGGTGCCCATCTTCGCGGTGGTGCTCTTCGGGGACGAGATGACGGGCGTCAAGATGGTGGCCATGCTCATAGCCGTCTGGGGGTTCCTCTCCTACGTCTACCAGCACTACCTCGACGaccgccgcgcggcggcggggaaggagGAGTCGGCGAGGGCCGAGGGCATCAGCGTCTGCGCGGCGCGGATGGCAAGTCAAACTATTGTACCTGCTCGGGAGTCTGACGTGGGTGCGTAA